Proteins from one Stenotrophomonas aracearum genomic window:
- a CDS encoding tyrosine-type recombinase/integrase, whose protein sequence is MSPQPTYLKQRGKGDRKVFYVTMRVPTSAQHVWGLIRNESLRTSDLSQALRDRHKVIARFQADFEEAARAPLPADAASLMPLAEQVRAGEMSENDFDGQLSSYLDALPRDEYGQPVIGSKDLTFVRKASAVASGVQLLESLSEQWLALEATKGIKQATVAERRGHLNKLLKYLGDDARPTDLTKARAVGFVEEALNPLPVGKSRKQFMLATCRGFADWLEVRGMIPTSDPFGKVGMLLRAADTSRDERSTWSPEDLLKMLQAIPHGDPMWPLVAICAYTAARPQELCNVRCEDVTETTLTIKRSKTQAGERTIPIPPQLRDLVSRLAGESSDGWLLSGLTTSTPDDNRFKLIGKRLQTVRKRVGLHQTLQVYSLRHTGITLMTEAGHPEWLRQLIVGHEGGSTIMAKHYVKSKNMELMAEAMNAITYGVAVDKYVMDFGNGKGLVRQHA, encoded by the coding sequence ATGAGTCCCCAACCGACCTATCTAAAGCAGCGTGGCAAGGGCGACCGCAAGGTCTTCTACGTCACGATGCGAGTCCCGACATCCGCACAGCATGTCTGGGGCCTGATCCGAAACGAATCCCTTCGCACCTCCGATTTGAGCCAGGCCCTCCGGGACAGGCACAAGGTCATTGCGCGGTTCCAAGCTGATTTCGAGGAGGCTGCGCGCGCGCCGCTGCCTGCGGATGCCGCCTCTCTTATGCCGTTGGCCGAGCAGGTTCGAGCTGGAGAGATGTCTGAGAACGACTTCGATGGACAGCTGTCTTCATACCTAGATGCCCTGCCCCGCGACGAGTACGGCCAGCCGGTGATCGGCAGCAAAGACCTAACCTTTGTTCGCAAGGCGAGTGCCGTGGCGAGCGGGGTCCAGTTGCTCGAGTCGCTCAGTGAACAGTGGTTGGCCCTTGAGGCGACTAAAGGCATCAAGCAGGCCACCGTTGCAGAGCGCCGTGGGCACTTGAACAAGCTGCTCAAGTACCTGGGAGATGACGCCCGCCCCACCGATCTGACTAAGGCGCGAGCGGTGGGCTTTGTGGAAGAGGCCCTGAACCCGTTGCCGGTGGGTAAGTCGCGCAAGCAGTTCATGCTCGCCACCTGCCGGGGCTTTGCCGATTGGCTCGAAGTTCGAGGGATGATCCCCACGTCGGATCCCTTTGGAAAGGTCGGTATGCTGCTGCGCGCTGCTGACACGTCACGCGATGAACGGTCCACGTGGTCCCCTGAGGACCTGCTGAAAATGCTTCAGGCCATCCCTCACGGCGACCCGATGTGGCCCTTGGTGGCTATCTGCGCGTACACCGCCGCACGACCCCAAGAGCTCTGTAATGTGCGCTGCGAGGATGTGACCGAGACAACTCTGACCATCAAGAGGAGCAAGACACAGGCAGGAGAGCGCACGATTCCCATCCCGCCCCAGCTTCGAGATCTTGTCTCACGCCTTGCGGGAGAAAGCTCCGATGGCTGGCTATTGTCGGGCCTGACTACATCGACGCCGGACGACAACCGGTTCAAGCTTATCGGCAAACGACTGCAGACGGTTCGGAAGCGGGTCGGCTTGCACCAGACGCTGCAGGTCTACAGCTTGCGACATACGGGGATTACCCTAATGACGGAGGCCGGGCACCCCGAATGGCTCCGGCAGCTGATTGTAGGTCACGAAGGTGGCTCGACAATCATGGCCAAGCACTATGTAAAGTCAAAGAATATGGAACTTATGGCCGAGGCCATGAATGCTATTACCTATGGAGTAGCCGTAGATAAATATGTCATGGACTTCGGCAATGGGAAGGGCCTTGTCCGGCAGCACGCCTGA
- a CDS encoding AlbA family DNA-binding domain-containing protein, with protein MLTDDLLTQLCFKGEGTDLDYKAERYLFSGASDEDKGEILKDILAMANAHRDGTAYILLGFRENSPHPADVVGLPTDGAIDDSRIQQFVNEKLESKLTFRYEERIYEGQHIAVISIPKQARPFYLKKDYGKLLKDKVYIRRGSSTDVASPREIAMMGVANSARPLANVDLEWRQDDNEPLAATFALAFYSGAADLPDYSTDKKVRDALGLQSAYIETHEDNRDFWRQAAEHVILTSRLVAVRIKVTNHSDFPLSGTKLEVQALDINARALELDFVSELPKMPAARWNIFHRQMDHMRAMPRIESSMSQVELDNREGSPLFRIRLGNLLPGESIIVDEDLAILPRNAGAYALKARLLANELNPPLTFEHAFEVEGDDAVLDVNRLKGLLFNTRQRSKGD; from the coding sequence ATGCTGACAGATGATTTGCTGACTCAGTTGTGTTTCAAAGGTGAAGGTACTGATCTGGATTACAAGGCGGAGAGGTATCTATTCTCTGGCGCATCGGACGAAGATAAGGGTGAGATCCTCAAAGATATCTTGGCGATGGCCAACGCCCATCGAGACGGTACAGCCTACATCCTCCTTGGCTTTCGAGAGAACTCGCCGCATCCAGCGGACGTTGTGGGATTGCCGACCGATGGTGCGATCGACGATTCACGGATCCAGCAGTTCGTCAACGAAAAGCTAGAGAGTAAGTTGACCTTCCGTTACGAAGAGAGAATATATGAAGGGCAGCACATCGCCGTCATTTCCATCCCTAAACAGGCTCGTCCGTTCTATCTCAAGAAGGACTACGGGAAGTTGTTGAAGGATAAGGTCTATATTCGGCGAGGAAGTTCGACGGACGTAGCCTCTCCACGAGAGATCGCGATGATGGGCGTCGCGAATAGCGCTCGTCCGCTCGCCAACGTCGATCTTGAATGGAGGCAGGATGACAACGAGCCTTTGGCGGCGACATTTGCATTGGCGTTCTACAGTGGGGCGGCGGATCTGCCGGACTATTCGACCGACAAGAAGGTGCGTGACGCATTGGGACTGCAGTCAGCCTATATCGAGACACACGAGGACAACAGGGACTTCTGGAGGCAGGCGGCGGAGCATGTGATCCTGACGAGCCGCTTGGTAGCGGTTCGGATCAAGGTGACCAACCATTCGGATTTTCCATTGTCTGGGACTAAGCTGGAAGTCCAAGCGCTAGATATCAATGCGCGAGCTTTGGAGCTTGATTTCGTCAGTGAGCTCCCAAAAATGCCCGCAGCAAGATGGAATATTTTCCATCGACAAATGGACCATATGAGGGCGATGCCACGCATCGAAAGCAGTATGAGTCAAGTGGAGCTCGACAACAGGGAGGGCAGTCCTCTCTTCCGTATTCGGTTGGGGAACTTGCTACCTGGTGAATCGATCATTGTCGACGAGGACTTGGCGATTCTACCCCGCAATGCGGGGGCATATGCCCTCAAGGCAAGACTTCTGGCAAACGAGCTCAACCCGCCGCTAACATTTGAGCATGCATTCGAGGTTGAGGGGGATGACGCAGTGCTGGATGTCAACCGGTTGAAAGGTCTGCTCTTCAATACCCGGCAACGAAGCAAAGGCGATTGA
- a CDS encoding super-infection exclusion protein B, which produces MEWLKSIAEVLKLGPRFLVAGALLTAGALFAPAKWQEVLGVGTWIGVYRGWIGLAFAVCAVLLLLTILHWAWQLALAKHATLVARRGIKRRLRSLTEEEKKILRYYVLNQTRSNSLRHQDGVVAGLSTAGIIYLASQTGHHFDGFAFNIVDYAWSVLQKEPDLLNGETTEARCDRSAKPWD; this is translated from the coding sequence ATGGAGTGGCTCAAGAGCATTGCAGAAGTATTGAAACTCGGCCCGCGCTTTTTGGTGGCCGGAGCACTGCTGACGGCAGGGGCATTGTTCGCTCCCGCCAAATGGCAGGAAGTGCTTGGTGTGGGTACTTGGATCGGCGTCTACCGTGGCTGGATAGGCTTAGCGTTCGCGGTGTGCGCAGTGCTGCTTCTGTTGACCATCCTGCACTGGGCATGGCAGCTGGCGTTAGCGAAACACGCAACTCTTGTTGCCAGGCGCGGCATTAAAAGGCGGCTACGCAGCTTGACTGAGGAAGAGAAGAAGATTTTACGCTACTACGTCTTAAACCAAACGCGATCCAACAGTCTACGACACCAGGATGGTGTGGTCGCCGGACTTTCGACGGCAGGAATCATATATCTGGCGTCGCAGACCGGCCACCACTTCGACGGATTCGCTTTCAACATAGTCGACTATGCTTGGTCAGTGCTACAGAAGGAGCCGGATCTTTTGAATGGGGAGACTACGGAAGCGCGCTGCGACCGTAGCGCGAAGCCTTGGGATTAG
- a CDS encoding recombinase family protein has translation MTTASRFIAYYRVSTRGQAASGLGLDAQRTSCEALVAQRGGVIAETFTETESGKRDDRPKLRKALQLCRLTGSTLIIAKLDRLSRNAAFLLTLRDSGARFIAADMPDACELTVGILALVAQQERQAISSRTKAALQAAKARGQVLGNPNGAASLRRAKKGNEAALRAVRCEADRFAERLRETVAELRQAGVTTLGGIVSSLNAGGILTPRGSRWTRAGVSRLLDRLGR, from the coding sequence GTGACTACTGCTTCTAGATTCATTGCCTACTATCGCGTGTCCACCCGTGGGCAGGCAGCATCCGGTCTCGGTCTCGACGCCCAGCGGACGTCGTGTGAAGCGCTGGTCGCTCAGCGAGGGGGCGTGATAGCGGAGACGTTCACGGAGACGGAGAGCGGCAAGAGAGACGACCGCCCCAAGTTGAGGAAGGCTCTCCAGCTATGTCGACTTACCGGGTCGACTCTCATCATTGCAAAGCTGGACCGATTGAGCCGTAACGCGGCCTTCCTCCTGACGCTGCGCGACTCAGGTGCGCGCTTTATTGCTGCAGATATGCCGGACGCCTGCGAGTTGACCGTGGGCATTCTGGCCTTGGTGGCCCAGCAGGAACGTCAAGCCATCTCAAGTCGCACTAAAGCCGCCCTACAGGCCGCTAAGGCCCGGGGACAGGTGCTCGGAAATCCTAACGGCGCAGCATCGCTAAGGCGCGCTAAGAAGGGTAATGAAGCCGCTCTACGGGCTGTTCGCTGTGAGGCGGACAGGTTTGCCGAGCGCCTTAGGGAGACTGTAGCCGAACTTCGGCAGGCTGGAGTGACCACCCTAGGGGGGATCGTGTCGTCTTTAAACGCTGGCGGGATCTTGACTCCTCGTGGGTCTAGATGGACTCGTGCCGGCGTCTCCAGGCTGTTGGACAGGCTTGGGCGGTAG